Proteins encoded together in one Ipomoea triloba cultivar NCNSP0323 chromosome 4, ASM357664v1 window:
- the LOC116016261 gene encoding probable pyridoxal 5'-phosphate synthase subunit PDX1: MSGSGVVTVYGNGAIAETAKQSPFSVKVGLAQMLRGGVIMDVVTAEQARIAEEAGACAVMALERVPADIRAQGGVARMSDPQLIKEIKQAVTIPVMAKARIGHFVEAQILEALGIDYVDESEVLTLADEENHINKHNFRIPFVCGCRNLGEALRRIREGAAMIRTKGEAGTGNVIEAVRHVRSVMGDIRVLRNMDDDEVFTFAKKIQAPYDLVMQTKQLGRLPVVQFAAGGVATPADAALMMQLGCDGVFVGSGIFKSGDPARRARAIVQAVTHYSDPEVLAEVSCGLGEAMVGINLNDAKVERYANRSE; the protein is encoded by the coding sequence ATGTCTGGAAGTGGTGTCGTAACCGTCTATGGAAACGGCGCTATCGCCGAGACGGCCAAGCAATCCCCCTTCTCCGTCAAGGTAGGGCTCGCCCAGATGCTCCGCGGCGGCGTTATCATGGACGTCGTCACCGCCGAGCAGGCGCGCATCGCCGAGGAAGCCGGCGCGTGCGCCGTCATGGCGCTCGAGCGCGTCCCCGCCGACATCCGCGCGCAGGGCGGCGTGGCCCGCATGTCCGACCCGCAGCTGATTAAGGAAATCAAGCAGGCGGTTACGATTCCGGTGATGGCGAAGGCTCGGATTGGGCACTTCGTGGAGGCGCAGATTCTGGAGGCGCTCGGGATTGATTATGTGGACGAATCGGAGGTTTTAACCCTAGCGGATGAAGAGAATCACATCAATAAGCACAATTTCCGTATCCCTTTTGTGTGTGGTTGCCGGAACCTGGGCGAGGCCCTCCGCCGCATCCGCGAGGGGGCCGCCATGATCCGGACTAAGGGCGAGGCGGGGACCGGCAACGTCATCGAGGCCGTCCGCCACGTCCGCTCCGTCATGGGCGACATCCGCGTCCTCCGCAACATGGACGACGACGAGGTCTTCACATTCGCCAAGAAGATTCAGGCCCCCTATGACCTTGTCATGCAGACCAAGCAGCTGGGAAGGCTCCCCGTCGTCCAATTCGCCGCCGGCGGGGTCGCCACTCCCGCCGACGCCGCCCTAATGATGCAACTCGGCTGCGACGGCGTGTTCGTCGGCTCCGGGATTTTCAAGAGCGGCGACCCTGCCAGGAGAGCCCGCGCAATCGTCCAGGCCGTCACTCACTACAGCGACCCTGAAGTTCTCGCCGAAGTTAGCTGCGGCCTCGGCGAGGCTATGGTAGGGATCAATCTCAATGATGCTAAGGTTGAGAGGTACGCAAACCGTTCCGAATAG
- the LOC116016262 gene encoding protein EARLY FLOWERING 4-like isoform X1, producing the protein MCMTGVDWSMEDITSKAIQEHVGEKDGKEEECDADAWEMLSKCFREVQTALDQNRALIQQVNENQQSKLPDNLAKNAALIREINRNVSRVVGLYSDLSVNFAGLVHHRRALSAAATATAMVNRTKNTTNDQVKSADSDWSKFRLVY; encoded by the exons ATGTGTATGACAGGAGTGGACTGGAGCATGGAGGACATCACTTCAAAGGCCATACAAGAACACGTCGGGGAGAAGGACGGCAAAGAAGAGGAGTGTGATGCAGACGCTTGGGAGATGCTGAGTAAGTGTTTCCGAGAGGTCCAGACGGCTCTGGATCAGAACCGAGCTCTGATTCAACAGGTGAACGAGAATCAACAGTCGAAGCTTCCAGATAACCTCGCGAAGAACGCGGCTCTGATTCGCGAGATCAACCGAAATGTCTCCAGAGTCGTTGGACTCTACTCCGATCTCTCCGTGAATTTCGCCGGCCTCGTTCACCATCGCAGGGCGCTCTCCGCCGCGGCGACGGCGACGGCGATGGTCAACAGAACCAAAAATACTACCAATGATCAGGTGAAGAGTGCGGATTCCGATTGGTCAAAATTCA GATTGGTTTATTGA
- the LOC116016262 gene encoding protein EARLY FLOWERING 4-like isoform X2 — protein MEDITSKAIQEHVGEKDGKEEECDADAWEMLSKCFREVQTALDQNRALIQQVNENQQSKLPDNLAKNAALIREINRNVSRVVGLYSDLSVNFAGLVHHRRALSAAATATAMVNRTKNTTNDQVKSADSDWSKFRLVY, from the exons ATGGAGGACATCACTTCAAAGGCCATACAAGAACACGTCGGGGAGAAGGACGGCAAAGAAGAGGAGTGTGATGCAGACGCTTGGGAGATGCTGAGTAAGTGTTTCCGAGAGGTCCAGACGGCTCTGGATCAGAACCGAGCTCTGATTCAACAGGTGAACGAGAATCAACAGTCGAAGCTTCCAGATAACCTCGCGAAGAACGCGGCTCTGATTCGCGAGATCAACCGAAATGTCTCCAGAGTCGTTGGACTCTACTCCGATCTCTCCGTGAATTTCGCCGGCCTCGTTCACCATCGCAGGGCGCTCTCCGCCGCGGCGACGGCGACGGCGATGGTCAACAGAACCAAAAATACTACCAATGATCAGGTGAAGAGTGCGGATTCCGATTGGTCAAAATTCA GATTGGTTTATTGA